One genomic window of Comamonas serinivorans includes the following:
- the rpsT gene encoding 30S ribosomal protein S20 — protein MASGKPKKKNPRLASGRKRARQNVKLNAANTSLRSKYRTAVKNVEKAVAAGDLAKAKEAFVRMQSVVDTIADKGIFHKNKAARDKARLSTRVKGLATAAA, from the coding sequence ATGGCATCTGGAAAGCCAAAGAAAAAGAACCCCCGCCTGGCGTCTGGCCGCAAACGCGCCCGTCAGAACGTCAAGCTGAACGCCGCCAACACCTCGCTGCGTTCCAAGTACCGCACCGCCGTCAAGAACGTTGAAAAAGCCGTGGCCGCAGGTGACCTGGCCAAGGCCAAGGAAGCCTTCGTGCGCATGCAATCGGTGGTGGACACCATTGCCGACAAGGGCATCTTCCACAAGAACAAGGCCGCACGCGACAAGGCTCGCCTGTCGACCCGCGTCAAGGGCCTGGCCACCGCCGCCGCCTAA
- a CDS encoding branched-chain amino acid ABC transporter permease, translating to MNKHTMALYGVLLLAGLAAPFVVYPVLMMKLLCFALFACAFNLLIGYTGLLSFGHAAFLGGAGYITGYVIQSLGATPEIGILLGTAFAALVGLVMGWLAIRRTGIYFTMITLALAQMLFFVWLQAPFTGGEDGLQGVPRGKLFGLLSLQDDVHLYYLVFAIFVFGFWLVRRVIHSPFGQVLQAIKENEPRAVSLGYDVNRFKLLAFVLSAALSGLAGSTKVLVMGFETLTDAQWTMSGTVVLMTLVGGMGTLLGPVVGAFVIMILENKMGEIGSGLASVTGIEWFNQLGESVTIVTGFIFVICVMAFRRGIVGEILVRLPKGKSSTG from the coding sequence ATGAACAAACACACCATGGCGCTGTATGGCGTGCTGCTGCTGGCCGGGCTGGCGGCGCCGTTCGTGGTCTACCCCGTGCTCATGATGAAGCTGCTGTGCTTCGCCTTGTTTGCCTGTGCCTTCAACCTGCTCATCGGCTACACCGGCCTGCTGTCCTTCGGCCACGCGGCCTTCTTGGGTGGGGCCGGGTACATCACCGGCTACGTGATCCAGAGCCTGGGGGCGACGCCTGAAATCGGCATCCTGCTGGGCACCGCCTTTGCGGCGCTGGTGGGCCTGGTGATGGGCTGGCTGGCCATCCGCCGCACCGGCATTTACTTCACCATGATCACGCTGGCGCTGGCCCAGATGCTGTTTTTCGTCTGGTTGCAGGCGCCGTTCACGGGCGGTGAAGACGGGTTGCAGGGCGTGCCACGCGGCAAGTTGTTCGGCCTGCTGTCGCTTCAGGATGACGTGCACCTGTATTACTTGGTGTTCGCCATCTTCGTGTTCGGCTTCTGGTTGGTGCGGCGCGTCATCCACTCGCCGTTTGGCCAGGTGTTGCAGGCCATCAAGGAGAACGAGCCGCGCGCCGTGTCACTGGGTTACGACGTGAACCGCTTCAAGCTGCTGGCCTTCGTGCTGTCGGCGGCGCTGTCGGGCCTGGCGGGTTCGACCAAGGTGCTGGTCATGGGGTTTGAAACCCTGACCGATGCGCAATGGACCATGTCGGGAACGGTGGTGCTGATGACGCTGGTGGGCGGCATGGGCACCTTGCTGGGGCCGGTGGTGGGCGCCTTTGTCATCATGATCCTGGAGAACAAGATGGGCGAGATCGGCAGCGGCCTCGCCAGCGTGACGGGCATCGAGTGGTTCAACCAGCTGGGCGAATCGGTCACCATCGTCACGGGCTTCATCTTCGTGATCTGTGTGATGGCGTTCCGGCGTGGCATCGTTGGCGAGATCCTGGTGCGTCTGCCCAAAGGCAAGTCAAGCACCGGTTAG